Proteins encoded together in one Carya illinoinensis cultivar Pawnee chromosome 3, C.illinoinensisPawnee_v1, whole genome shotgun sequence window:
- the LOC122303101 gene encoding probable calcium-binding protein CML45 yields MTLPSICYITMGKASHSKSISAFSLYYFPLDVLFTQTTTICLSKIHNFLTRFWSSLQYQPNFGNPKAWDEKKNSDFELSQQQTSTSRKKDDSILSRGDAETVMQSLGIFCSSEGEELLERFSSNEVSGLFDEKEPSLEELKEAFDVFDENRDGYIDGRELQRVLCILGFEEGKEVVNCNKMIRTYDENSDGRLDFNEFIRLVETSFAE; encoded by the coding sequence ATGACTCTACCTTCCATCTGCTATATTACAATGGGAAAGGCGTCACATAGCAAAAGCATATCGGCTTTCTCATTGTATTATTTTCCGCTTGATGTTCTTTTCACCCAAACAACTACCATTTGTCTAAGTAAAATACACAATTTTTTGACAAGATTTTGGTCTTCTCTCCAATACCAACCCAACTTTGGTAACCCGAAGGCTTGGGATGAGAAAAAGAATTCAGATTTTGAGCTGAGCCAGCAACAAACTAGCACAAGCAGAAAGAAAGATGATAGCATCTTGAGCAGAGGAGATGCGGAAACGGTCATGCAAAGCTTGGGAATTTTTTGCAGCTCAGAAGGCGAGGAACTTCTGGAGAGGTTCAGTTCCAATGAGGTTTCAGGGCTGTTTGATGAGAAGGAACCAAGCTTGGAGGAGTTGAAGGAAGCTTTTGATGTTTTTGATGAGAACAGAGATGGGTATATTGATGGAAGGGAGTTGCAGAGAGTTCTCTGTATTTTGGGCTTCGAGGAAGGAAAAGAAGTGGTGAACTGCAACAAAATGATCAGGACATACGATGAAAACAGTGATGGAAGATTAGATTTCAATGAATTTATAAGATTGGTGGAGACGTCTTTTGCTGAATGA